In a genomic window of Gossypium arboreum isolate Shixiya-1 chromosome 7, ASM2569848v2, whole genome shotgun sequence:
- the LOC108467036 gene encoding chloroplast envelope quinone oxidoreductase homolog, with the protein MAENLMHALQYNSYGGGAAALKHVEVPIPTPSKGEILLKLEATSLNPIDWKIQKGILRPVLPRKFPHIPASDVAGEVVKVGPGVTNYKVGDKVVSLLDHLTGGLAECAVATENLTVARPPEISVAEAAGLPMAGLTAHRAVTHGAGVKLDGSGQQLNLLITAASGGVGHYAVQLAKLGNTHVTATCGARNLDFVKSLGADEVLDYKTPDGAALKSPSGRKYDVVIHCASGIPWSTFEPNLSSNGKVIDITPGLSAFLTCAIKKLTFSKKKLVPLFMSPKKENLDYLVNLMKDGKLKTVIDSKYPLSKAEEAWAKSIDGHATGKIIVEP; encoded by the exons ATGGCTGAAAATCTTATGCATGCTTTACAATATAACAGCTATGGCGGAGGCGCTGCTGCTTTGAAG CATGTTGAAGTTCCGATCCCCACTCCAAGTAAAGGTGAAATTTTGCTTAAGCTGGAGGCAACTAGTCTAAACCCAATTGACTGGAAAATACAGAAAGGGATTCTGCGCCCAGTTTTACCAAGAAAATTTCCCCACATACCTG CAAGTGATGTAGCCGGAGAAGTCGTAAAGGTTGGACCAGGAGTCACAAATTACAAAGTTGGGGATAAAGTTGTATCTCTTCTTGATCATTTG ACTGGTGGACTAGCTGAATGTGCTGTGGCTACGGAGAATCTGACAGTTGCAAGGCCACCAGAAATATCAGTTGCCGAAGCTGCTGGTTTACCCATGGCTGGTCTCACAGCTCACCGAGCAGTCACCCATGGGGCTGGGGTCAAGCTTGACGGAAGTGGCCAGCAATTAAACCTCTTGATTACTGCTGCTTCAGGTGGTGTAGGTCATTATGCAGTTCAACTAGCAAAGCTTGGAAACACACATGTAACAGCTACTTGTGGGGCTCGTAATCTGGATTTTGTCAAAAGCCTCGGAGCAGATGAGGTTCTTGACTACAAAACTCCTGACGGTGCAGCTCTGAAAAGCCCTTCCGGTCGCAAATACGATGTAGTTATCCACTGTGCTTCTGGTATTCCTTGGTCTACCTTTGAACCTAATCTAAGTTCAAACGGGAAGGTAATCGACATAACCCCTGGTCTTAGTGCTTTCCTAACTTGTGCTATAAAAAAGCTTACCTTCTCAAAGAAGAAGCTGGTACCACTCTTTATGTCACCGAAAAAGGAGAACCTCGATTATCTGGTTAACTTAATGAAAGACGGGAAGCTGAAGACGGTAATCGATTCAAAGTATCCCCTAAGTAAGGCTGAGGAAGCATGGGCTAAGAGCATTGATGGTCATGCCACTGGTAAGATCATTGTGGAGCCTTAA